From Neisseria musculi, the proteins below share one genomic window:
- a CDS encoding YadA family autotransporter adhesin, with protein MNRKNVQINAQPRLLAVSVAAGLMAVSSGAYANAAYVAGTTQNVQYVSVGGIVGVNTASANNNKDSLGASGRYAIAIGHGPTATNQGSVAIGTISQSTQNGSVALGAQTKATGISATALGNLAEAQKNADTAIGRRAIASGGSSTALGQESRASGNYANAFGGAANASGQHSNAIGTRSVASGQNATAIGLHSNSSAVNALAAGVGSKASGVNSAAFGTSANASGTGSVALGLRSAASAVNSFAGGNAAKAGGTNSVALGVAANASANDSAALGRNAAASAENSVALGRFANASLANSVALGANSTTSAYVSTNSATVGNLTYSGFAGTSPKGTVSVGSAGNERTVSNVAAGRINATSTDAINGSQLYSVAQQVDTNTTNITNLGNQITNISNNYNQRVDALGNRVNDLDKDLRAGIAGATAIGFLQRPNEPGKSLVSAAVGGYKNQQALAVGYAHNSDNNKWSTKFGVGVNTRKDVNWGASLGYQW; from the coding sequence ATGAACCGTAAAAATGTTCAAATCAATGCACAACCCCGCCTGTTGGCGGTTTCTGTTGCCGCCGGCCTGATGGCAGTGTCGTCAGGCGCATATGCCAATGCGGCTTATGTGGCAGGCACAACCCAAAATGTTCAATATGTGAGTGTGGGCGGCATTGTGGGTGTAAACACCGCTTCGGCCAACAACAATAAAGACAGCTTGGGTGCCAGCGGCCGCTATGCGATAGCTATCGGCCACGGCCCCACCGCAACCAATCAAGGTTCGGTGGCTATCGGCACCATCAGTCAATCCACTCAAAACGGTTCGGTTGCGCTGGGTGCGCAAACCAAAGCTACCGGTATTTCTGCCACTGCTTTGGGCAATCTGGCCGAAGCGCAGAAAAACGCCGACACTGCCATCGGCCGCAGAGCCATTGCCAGCGGCGGATCCAGCACTGCTTTGGGTCAAGAATCCCGCGCCAGCGGCAACTATGCCAATGCTTTCGGCGGCGCGGCTAATGCCAGCGGCCAGCATTCCAACGCCATCGGCACCCGCTCTGTTGCCTCGGGGCAAAATGCCACCGCCATCGGCCTTCATTCCAACAGCTCTGCCGTTAATGCACTTGCCGCCGGTGTAGGCTCCAAAGCCAGCGGTGTGAACAGCGCTGCCTTCGGCACTTCTGCCAATGCCTCCGGCACCGGCAGCGTAGCCTTGGGCTTGAGATCGGCGGCTTCTGCAGTCAATTCATTTGCAGGCGGTAATGCCGCCAAGGCCGGCGGCACCAACAGTGTGGCTTTGGGTGTGGCTGCCAATGCATCTGCCAACGACAGCGCGGCTTTGGGCCGCAACGCTGCCGCATCGGCCGAAAACTCCGTGGCTTTAGGCCGCTTTGCCAATGCTTCTTTGGCAAATTCTGTGGCCTTGGGCGCGAACTCTACCACCTCGGCTTATGTTTCCACCAACTCTGCCACCGTGGGCAACCTCACTTACAGCGGCTTTGCGGGTACTTCGCCCAAGGGCACCGTGAGTGTGGGTTCTGCAGGTAACGAGCGCACCGTGAGCAATGTTGCCGCCGGCCGCATCAATGCCACCAGCACCGATGCCATCAACGGCAGCCAGCTCTACAGCGTGGCACAGCAGGTGGACACCAACACCACCAACATCACCAACTTGGGCAACCAGATTACCAATATCAGCAACAACTATAACCAACGTGTCGATGCGTTGGGCAACCGTGTGAATGATTTGGACAAAGATCTGCGTGCCGGTATCGCCGGTGCCACCGCCATCGGCTTTTTGCAACGCCCCAACGAGCCGGGCAAGAGCTTGGTTTCTGCCGCTGTGGGCGGTTATAAAAACCAACAGGCTTTGGCCGTGGGTTATGCGCATAACTCCGACAACAACAAATGGTCGACCAAATTCGGCGTGGGTGTAAACACCCGCAAAGATGTCAATTGGGGTGCCAGCCTGGGTTACCAGTGGTAA
- a CDS encoding histidine phosphatase family protein — protein MEITLYLVRHGKTVFNTVGRLQGWSDSPLTQEGRAAASALGSSLKGEVVFDAAFASTSPRALETARLVLQAADQAALQITPLEALCEYCFGGFEGEKRQTVYEMAAAHQGEADVEAWLNRYRHGTHNILAESVSILDPLKLAETERQFVGRLQKGMNQLVENVPKGGNVLLVSHGMAITALLKSIDSAAVLYRSVKNTTVLKLYFNSGKWRILSKNIQYS, from the coding sequence ATGGAAATCACACTTTATTTGGTGCGCCACGGCAAAACCGTATTCAACACGGTAGGACGTTTGCAGGGATGGAGCGATTCGCCGTTGACGCAAGAGGGCAGGGCAGCGGCATCGGCGTTGGGCAGCAGCCTGAAGGGGGAGGTGGTGTTTGATGCGGCATTTGCCAGCACCAGCCCGCGCGCATTGGAAACCGCGCGCTTGGTTTTGCAGGCGGCGGATCAGGCCGCGTTGCAAATAACACCATTGGAAGCATTGTGCGAATATTGTTTCGGGGGTTTTGAAGGTGAGAAAAGGCAAACTGTATATGAAATGGCGGCGGCACATCAGGGCGAGGCTGATGTGGAAGCCTGGTTGAACCGTTACCGCCACGGTACGCATAATATATTGGCAGAGAGTGTCAGCATTCTCGACCCTTTAAAATTGGCGGAAACGGAAAGGCAGTTTGTCGGCCGTTTGCAAAAGGGCATGAACCAGCTGGTTGAAAACGTGCCCAAAGGCGGCAATGTGTTATTGGTTTCGCACGGAATGGCGATTACCGCGTTGTTGAAAAGTATAGATTCTGCAGCTGTTTTATATAGAAGTGTAAAAAATACAACAGTTTTGAAACTTTATTTCAATAGCGGTAAGTGGCGGATTTTAAGTAAAAATATCCAATATTCATAA
- a CDS encoding quinone-dependent dihydroorotate dehydrogenase, with the protein MYSFLRPFLFKTDPEKAHHFTLAALGTAYRLGLLPKVNSQTRPTRLMGLDLPNPVGLAAGMDKNGEYIDALAALGFGFIEVGTITPRPQSGNPQPRLFRLPEHEAVINRMGFNNHGIDAMVKNIQNSRYNGVLGINIGKNADTPIEKAADDYLACLEKAYVHAGYIVVNISSPNTKNLRDLQGGDELSRLLFTLKNKQSRLAAVHNRYVPLAVKIAPDLSEAQIADIAHIAEQTEIDGIIATNTTIDKTALGGHALAGEQGGLSGSPVRGKSNRVLTQLAQHLNGKVPVIGVGGILSGEDAAEKMRLGATAVQLYSGMVFRGPDLVRDCLKACV; encoded by the coding sequence ATGTATTCTTTTCTACGTCCCTTTTTGTTCAAAACCGACCCCGAAAAAGCACACCACTTCACCTTGGCCGCGCTCGGCACCGCCTACCGGCTCGGGCTGCTGCCCAAAGTCAATAGCCAAACCCGCCCGACCCGCCTGATGGGGCTAGATCTGCCCAATCCCGTGGGGCTGGCCGCCGGCATGGATAAAAACGGGGAATATATCGATGCGCTGGCCGCACTGGGCTTCGGCTTTATCGAAGTGGGCACCATCACACCGCGCCCACAAAGCGGCAATCCGCAACCGCGCCTGTTCCGCCTGCCGGAGCACGAAGCCGTAATCAACCGCATGGGTTTCAACAACCACGGTATCGATGCGATGGTGAAAAATATCCAAAACAGCCGCTACAACGGCGTTCTCGGCATCAATATCGGCAAAAATGCCGACACCCCCATCGAAAAAGCGGCCGATGATTATTTGGCCTGTTTGGAAAAAGCCTATGTTCATGCAGGCTATATCGTAGTGAATATTTCTTCGCCCAACACCAAAAACCTGCGCGACCTGCAGGGAGGAGATGAATTGAGCCGGCTGCTGTTTACGTTGAAAAACAAGCAATCACGCCTGGCTGCCGTACATAACCGTTATGTGCCGCTGGCGGTAAAAATCGCCCCCGACTTAAGCGAGGCACAAATTGCCGACATCGCCCATATCGCCGAACAAACCGAAATCGACGGTATCATCGCCACCAACACCACCATTGACAAAACCGCTCTCGGCGGCCATGCGCTGGCAGGAGAGCAAGGCGGTTTGAGCGGCAGCCCCGTGCGCGGAAAAAGCAACCGGGTACTCACACAGCTCGCACAGCATCTCAACGGCAAAGTGCCGGTTATCGGCGTGGGCGGCATTCTCAGCGGGGAAGATGCAGCGGAAAAAATGCGCTTGGGCGCCACCGCCGTGCAACTCTACAGCGGCATGGTGTTTCGAGGCCCCGATCTGGTTCGCGACTGCTTGAAGGCCTGCGTTTAA
- a CDS encoding MlaA family lipoprotein yields the protein MGESVKKSAIILIVLSLTAARPALAERNPADPYERYNRVMFKVNDTADKYVLSPVARGYRAVTPKPVRTGVTNFFDNLRDVVSMGSNLLRLDIKRSSEDFVRVGINSTFGLGGLINIADAGGVPNNKNTLGDTFASWGWKNSNYFVYPLTGPSTVRDSIGSTITTFYPIDNVVFPKPAGRIALQSLRAANIREQYLDLTDSLNDAAIDKYAYTRDLFMKMRARQTGSALPQGADEEIDIDDLVSDENSPPPAREYTPATEQAAEAQPQASSPDMPEARGGILTLWHPDS from the coding sequence ATGGGTGAATCCGTGAAAAAATCTGCCATTATCCTGATTGTATTGAGCCTTACCGCCGCCCGGCCCGCCCTGGCCGAACGCAATCCGGCCGACCCCTACGAGCGTTACAACCGTGTGATGTTCAAAGTGAACGACACCGCCGATAAATACGTTCTCTCCCCCGTAGCCCGGGGCTACCGTGCCGTAACGCCGAAACCCGTGCGGACGGGCGTAACCAACTTTTTCGACAATCTGCGCGATGTGGTCAGCATGGGCAGCAACCTGTTGCGGCTGGACATCAAGCGCAGCAGCGAAGACTTTGTGCGCGTGGGCATCAACTCCACTTTCGGCTTGGGCGGCTTAATCAATATTGCCGATGCGGGCGGCGTTCCCAACAATAAAAACACTTTGGGCGACACTTTTGCTTCTTGGGGCTGGAAAAACAGCAACTATTTTGTTTATCCGCTCACCGGGCCTTCTACCGTGCGCGACAGCATCGGCAGCACCATCACCACCTTTTACCCCATCGATAATGTGGTGTTCCCCAAACCTGCGGGAAGAATTGCACTGCAAAGCCTGAGGGCTGCCAACATCCGCGAGCAGTATCTGGATTTGACCGACAGCTTGAACGATGCTGCCATCGACAAATATGCCTATACCCGTGATCTCTTTATGAAAATGCGCGCCCGCCAAACCGGCTCTGCTCTGCCGCAGGGTGCTGATGAAGAAATCGACATCGATGATTTGGTTTCCGATGAAAACAGCCCGCCGCCGGCACGGGAATATACGCCCGCAACAGAGCAGGCTGCCGAAGCGCAACCGCAAGCAAGCAGCCCGGATATGCCGGAAGCCCGGGGCGGAATATTGACGCTGTGGCATCCCGACAGTTAG
- a CDS encoding STAS domain-containing protein: protein MESEVRNGVLYVGGNVTVKTVTQAVYSRFEQQCRLKETAAVDFSGVERADSACVSLLLGALRAKPEAPLLRGIPTSVQALAELYEINEWVNP from the coding sequence ATGGAATCAGAAGTACGCAACGGCGTGCTGTATGTGGGCGGCAACGTAACGGTGAAAACCGTTACGCAGGCCGTTTACAGCCGTTTTGAGCAGCAATGCCGTCTGAAAGAAACCGCCGCTGTTGATTTTTCGGGTGTGGAGCGCGCCGATTCGGCCTGTGTATCGCTGCTGTTGGGTGCTTTGCGTGCCAAGCCTGAAGCACCGCTTTTGCGCGGTATTCCCACCTCGGTTCAAGCCTTGGCCGAATTGTATGAAATCAACGAATGGGTGAATCCGTGA
- a CDS encoding MlaC/ttg2D family ABC transporter substrate-binding protein: protein MKKSALFSAFGIGLLSINLAFATPAEAVNQVRTNATQVLDILKEANGSNDAAVRRKAESHALPNFDFQRMTALAVGNPWREATPAQKQVLSKEFQTLLIRTYSGTMLKYKNANVVVKDNPVVNRGGKEVVVRAEITQPGGKPVMMDFSTYQSGGKYRAYNVAIEGASLVTVYRNQFGETIKNKGIDGLIAELKSKNGGR, encoded by the coding sequence ATGAAAAAATCAGCCTTATTCAGCGCATTTGGCATCGGCCTGCTGAGCATCAACCTTGCTTTTGCCACACCGGCCGAAGCGGTTAACCAAGTGCGTACCAATGCCACCCAAGTGTTGGATATCTTGAAAGAAGCCAACGGCAGCAACGATGCCGCCGTGCGCCGCAAAGCCGAAAGCCATGCTCTGCCCAACTTCGATTTCCAACGCATGACTGCGCTGGCGGTGGGCAACCCGTGGCGCGAGGCCACACCGGCGCAGAAACAGGTATTGTCGAAAGAGTTTCAAACCCTGCTGATCCGCACTTATTCCGGCACGATGTTGAAATACAAAAACGCCAACGTGGTGGTGAAAGACAACCCCGTGGTAAACCGTGGCGGCAAAGAAGTGGTGGTGCGCGCCGAAATCACCCAGCCCGGCGGTAAGCCTGTGATGATGGATTTCAGCACCTATCAGAGCGGCGGCAAATACCGTGCCTACAACGTGGCCATCGAGGGTGCGAGCCTGGTAACGGTATACCGCAACCAGTTTGGCGAAACCATTAAAAACAAAGGCATAGATGGCCTGATTGCCGAATTGAAATCGAAAAACGGCGGCAGATAA
- the mlaD gene encoding outer membrane lipid asymmetry maintenance protein MlaD yields the protein MKKSVLELWVGLFVLLGAAAVGFLAFRVAGGAAVGGGSGQTYTVYADFTDIGGLKVNAPVKAAGVLVGRVGGIQLDPKSYQAKVSLDLNSRYQFSTDVSAQILTSGLLGEQYIGLQQGGETENLTAGDTITVTASAMVLENLIGKFMTGFAEKSSGGSETAGSGSAAE from the coding sequence ATGAAAAAGAGTGTTTTGGAACTTTGGGTCGGTTTGTTTGTCTTGCTGGGGGCGGCTGCCGTGGGCTTTTTGGCCTTCCGCGTGGCAGGCGGCGCGGCAGTAGGCGGGGGATCCGGCCAAACCTATACGGTGTATGCCGATTTCACCGACATCGGCGGCCTGAAAGTGAATGCCCCCGTGAAAGCGGCCGGCGTGTTGGTGGGGCGTGTGGGCGGCATACAGCTCGACCCGAAAAGCTACCAGGCCAAAGTGAGCCTTGATTTAAACAGCCGCTATCAGTTCAGCACCGATGTGTCGGCGCAGATTCTCACCTCAGGCCTCTTGGGCGAACAATATATCGGCCTGCAACAGGGCGGTGAGACAGAAAACCTTACCGCAGGCGACACCATCACCGTAACCGCATCGGCTATGGTGCTGGAAAACCTGATCGGCAAATTTATGACCGGCTTTGCCGAGAAAAGCTCGGGTGGTTCGGAAACCGCAGGCAGCGGCTCTGCCGCCGAGTAG
- the mlaE gene encoding lipid asymmetry maintenance ABC transporter permease subunit MlaE encodes MNFIQTTGAKTLNFIRALGSVCLFFVQILAKSGTALLRFRLSVRQMYFAGVLSVLIVAVSGLFVGMVLGLQGYTQLSKFKSADILGYMVAASLLRELGPVLAAILFASSAGGAMTSEIGLMKTTEQLEAMNVMAVNPVARVVVPRFWAGVASMPLLASIFNVAGIYGAYLIGVQYLGLDSGIFWSQMQSNISIQYDVVNGLIKSAVFGVAVTLIAVHQGFHCVPTSEGILRASTRTVVSSALTVLAIDFILTALMFTG; translated from the coding sequence ATGAATTTTATTCAAACCACAGGGGCGAAAACCCTTAACTTTATCCGCGCGCTCGGCAGTGTGTGTCTGTTTTTTGTGCAGATACTCGCCAAATCGGGCACGGCTTTGCTGCGCTTTCGGCTGAGCGTGCGCCAGATGTATTTTGCGGGCGTGCTCTCGGTGCTGATTGTGGCGGTGTCGGGGCTGTTTGTGGGCATGGTGTTGGGTTTGCAGGGCTATACGCAGCTTTCCAAATTCAAATCGGCGGATATTCTGGGCTATATGGTGGCGGCGAGCCTGCTGCGCGAGCTCGGCCCGGTGTTGGCGGCGATTCTGTTTGCCAGCAGCGCGGGCGGCGCGATGACCAGCGAAATCGGCCTGATGAAAACCACCGAACAGCTCGAAGCGATGAATGTGATGGCGGTCAACCCCGTTGCCCGCGTGGTGGTGCCGCGTTTTTGGGCGGGCGTAGCCTCGATGCCGCTGCTGGCTTCGATTTTCAATGTGGCGGGTATTTACGGCGCCTATTTGATTGGTGTGCAATATTTGGGGTTGGACAGCGGCATTTTCTGGTCGCAGATGCAGAGCAATATTTCCATTCAATATGATGTGGTAAACGGTTTGATTAAATCGGCCGTGTTCGGTGTGGCCGTTACGCTGATTGCCGTACATCAAGGGTTTCACTGCGTGCCCACATCGGAAGGGATTCTGCGCGCGAGCACCCGCACGGTGGTGTCGTCGGCGCTCACCGTGCTGGCGATTGATTTTATTTTGACTGCATTGATGTTTACCGGGTAA
- a CDS encoding ABC transporter ATP-binding protein produces MSLSPFIEMKNVAFAYGERPILHNINFTIEQGNFAAIMGGSGSGKTTLMRLITGQLHPQQGQVLVEGRDLAQMGAGELYEHRRRMGVLFQHGALFTDLTVFDNVAFPMRELTRLPEAVIRDLVVLKLNAVGLRGVEKLMPSALSGGMARRVALARTIALDPEIMLYDEPFTGLDPISLGVIAHLISRINKALRSTSVMVTHDVGQSLAIVNQVVFLADGEIVFSGTPEAMRRQDSPWVKQFVEGLPNGPVPFRYPAATGLQQDLLGR; encoded by the coding sequence ATGAGCCTTTCTCCTTTTATCGAAATGAAAAATGTGGCGTTTGCCTATGGCGAACGCCCGATTCTTCACAATATCAACTTCACCATCGAGCAGGGTAATTTTGCGGCCATTATGGGCGGCTCGGGCAGCGGCAAAACCACGCTGATGCGCCTGATAACCGGCCAGCTCCACCCGCAGCAGGGGCAGGTGTTGGTGGAGGGGCGCGATTTGGCGCAGATGGGGGCGGGCGAACTTTACGAACACCGCCGCCGCATGGGCGTGCTGTTTCAGCACGGCGCGCTGTTTACCGATTTGACGGTGTTTGACAATGTGGCGTTTCCCATGCGCGAGCTCACCCGCCTGCCCGAAGCGGTTATCCGCGATTTGGTGGTGTTGAAATTGAATGCAGTCGGCCTGCGCGGCGTGGAAAAACTGATGCCGTCTGCATTGTCGGGCGGTATGGCCAGGCGGGTGGCACTGGCGCGCACCATCGCGCTCGACCCGGAAATCATGCTTTACGATGAGCCGTTTACCGGCCTCGACCCGATTTCGCTGGGCGTGATTGCGCATTTGATCAGCCGCATCAACAAAGCCTTGCGCTCCACCAGCGTGATGGTAACGCACGATGTCGGGCAGTCGCTGGCGATTGTGAACCAGGTGGTTTTTTTGGCCGATGGGGAAATCGTGTTTTCAGGCACGCCCGAAGCCATGCGCCGGCAGGATTCGCCGTGGGTGAAGCAGTTTGTAGAAGGCCTGCCCAACGGCCCCGTGCCGTTCCGCTACCCGGCCGCCACCGGTTTGCAGCAGGATTTGCTGGGTCGCTGA
- the lysA gene encoding diaminopimelate decarboxylase: MTLYCEQTPYSRLAGEFGTPLYVYSQAALTGAFCAYTDAFATLNPLVCYAVKANGNLSILKHFAVLGSGFDIVSGGELARVLAAGGDAGKTIFSGVGKSEAEIEFALNAGVLCFNVESLPELDRIQAVAERIGKTAPVSLRINPDVDAKTHPYISTGLKSNKFGIAYADAPAAYRYAAGLGRLKITGIDCHIGSQLTDLSPLVEACERILLLVDRLAAEGIELEHIDLGGGIGIVYRDENAPDLNAYAQSVARMMAGRRQKLVLEPGRSLVGRAGTLLTRVEFVKQGEEKNFVIVDAAMNDLMRPALYHAYHRIEVVGQKKRQPFVADVVGPICETGDFLGKERELACEAGDLLLVADAGAYCSSMAGNYNTRNRAAEVLVNGSEARLIRRRETWEQQMANETACL, from the coding sequence ATGACCCTGTATTGCGAACAAACCCCCTACAGCCGCCTTGCCGGCGAATTCGGCACGCCGCTTTATGTGTACAGCCAAGCGGCACTTACCGGTGCTTTCTGCGCCTACACCGATGCTTTTGCCACCCTGAACCCGCTGGTGTGTTATGCCGTGAAGGCCAACGGCAATCTGAGCATACTCAAACATTTTGCCGTGCTCGGCAGCGGTTTCGACATTGTTTCCGGCGGTGAATTGGCGCGTGTGCTGGCCGCAGGCGGCGATGCGGGCAAAACGATTTTTTCGGGCGTGGGCAAAAGCGAGGCCGAAATTGAGTTCGCCTTAAACGCGGGGGTGTTGTGTTTTAATGTGGAAAGTCTGCCCGAGCTTGACCGCATTCAGGCCGTGGCCGAACGCATCGGCAAAACCGCGCCCGTTTCGCTGCGCATCAACCCCGATGTCGATGCCAAAACCCACCCCTATATTTCCACCGGCCTGAAATCCAACAAATTCGGCATTGCCTACGCCGATGCCCCTGCTGCCTACCGCTATGCTGCGGGGTTGGGCCGTCTGAAAATCACCGGCATCGACTGCCACATCGGTTCGCAGCTCACCGATTTAAGCCCGCTTGTCGAAGCCTGCGAACGCATTCTGCTGCTGGTCGACCGCTTGGCCGCAGAAGGCATCGAGTTGGAGCATATCGACTTGGGCGGCGGCATCGGCATCGTCTACCGCGATGAAAATGCCCCCGATCTGAATGCCTATGCCCAATCCGTTGCCCGCATGATGGCCGGCCGCCGCCAAAAGCTGGTACTCGAACCCGGCCGCAGCCTGGTCGGCCGCGCCGGCACATTGCTGACGCGGGTTGAATTTGTGAAACAGGGCGAAGAAAAAAACTTTGTGATTGTCGATGCCGCCATGAACGATTTGATGCGCCCCGCGCTTTACCATGCCTACCACCGCATCGAAGTGGTCGGGCAGAAAAAACGGCAGCCGTTTGTTGCCGATGTGGTCGGCCCCATTTGCGAAACCGGCGATTTTCTCGGCAAAGAGCGCGAGCTTGCCTGCGAAGCAGGCGATTTGCTGCTGGTTGCCGATGCCGGTGCCTATTGCAGCAGCATGGCCGGCAACTACAACACCCGCAACAGAGCGGCCGAAGTGCTGGTAAACGGCAGCGAAGCCCGCCTAATCCGCCGGCGTGAAACGTGGGAACAGCAAATGGCCAACGAAACGGCGTGTTTGTAG
- a CDS encoding LPS translocon maturation chaperone LptM, protein MKPILLLPAFLLLCSCGFKGNLYLPKENDDARFGVIQTGIGQPFEKPADSPKQP, encoded by the coding sequence ATGAAACCCATCCTGCTGTTGCCCGCCTTTTTGCTGCTGTGCAGCTGCGGTTTTAAAGGCAACCTCTACCTGCCCAAAGAAAACGATGATGCCCGCTTCGGTGTGATTCAAACCGGCATCGGGCAGCCCTTTGAAAAACCTGCCGACTCCCCGAAACAGCCATGA
- the cyaY gene encoding iron donor protein CyaY gives MMTESEFLQHSDALFAHIEDRLDEGGWDFDCRLNGNVLTIEAEGGAQIIINRHTPNQELWIAAKSGGYHFAENNGRWLSARDGSEFFAVLNQALSAAAGEEVRVEAFG, from the coding sequence ATCATGACCGAAAGTGAATTTTTACAGCATTCCGATGCTTTATTTGCCCACATCGAAGACCGGCTGGACGAAGGCGGCTGGGATTTTGATTGCCGTTTGAACGGCAACGTGCTCACCATCGAAGCAGAAGGCGGCGCACAGATTATCATCAACCGCCACACGCCCAATCAGGAGCTGTGGATTGCCGCCAAAAGCGGCGGCTACCATTTTGCCGAAAACAACGGCCGCTGGCTCTCCGCCCGCGACGGCAGCGAATTTTTTGCCGTGCTCAATCAGGCATTAAGCGCTGCGGCGGGCGAAGAAGTGCGGGTGGAAGCGTTCGGTTAA
- the ygiD gene encoding 4,5-DOPA dioxygenase extradiol, with amino-acid sequence MKLPVLFLGHSSPMNAMRDTPYSRNWRRLGSALRQHYRGRIRAVLAVSAHWCTDGTAVTAMPDPRTIHDFGGFPQELFAMRYPAPGSPGLAAEIRSLLREHAVTADFGWGLDHGTWSVLCHLFPEADIPVVQLSLNVNLDAPAHFALARRLAPLREQGVLIAGSGDIVHNLRLMDWRAPDSTGNAYEWAQSARILVNGWLENGNTQALTDEAAYPPALHLAAPTPEHWRPLLYAAGAAASDEPLQIFNDDIIGKSLSMTSVVFGHDALFEAA; translated from the coding sequence ATGAAACTGCCCGTTTTATTCCTCGGCCACAGCAGCCCGATGAACGCCATGCGCGACACGCCTTACAGCCGCAACTGGCGCAGGCTCGGCTCGGCATTACGGCAGCACTACCGCGGCAGAATCCGCGCCGTACTGGCCGTTTCCGCCCATTGGTGCACCGACGGCACCGCCGTAACCGCCATGCCCGACCCGCGCACCATCCACGATTTCGGCGGCTTTCCGCAGGAATTGTTCGCTATGCGCTATCCCGCGCCGGGCAGCCCCGGGCTGGCCGCCGAAATCCGCTCGCTACTGCGCGAACACGCCGTGACCGCCGATTTCGGCTGGGGCTTGGACCACGGCACTTGGAGCGTGTTGTGCCATCTGTTTCCCGAAGCCGATATTCCCGTGGTGCAGCTGAGCCTGAATGTGAATCTCGATGCACCTGCCCATTTCGCGCTTGCCCGCCGTTTGGCGCCGCTGCGCGAACAAGGCGTGCTGATTGCGGGCAGCGGCGACATCGTCCACAACCTGCGCCTGATGGACTGGCGCGCGCCCGACTCAACCGGCAACGCCTACGAATGGGCACAAAGCGCGCGCATTTTGGTGAACGGCTGGCTGGAAAACGGCAACACGCAGGCGCTCACCGATGAGGCAGCCTACCCGCCGGCGCTGCATCTGGCTGCGCCCACGCCCGAGCATTGGCGGCCGCTGCTGTATGCCGCCGGCGCCGCCGCTTCAGACGAACCGTTGCAGATTTTCAACGATGACATCATCGGCAAATCGCTGAGCATGACTTCGGTGGTGTTCGGACACGATGCGTTGTTTGAAGCGGCGTGA